The Amaranthus tricolor cultivar Red isolate AtriRed21 chromosome 2, ASM2621246v1, whole genome shotgun sequence genome contains the following window.
tcacggatccgggtcgggtccaatacccattgccatccctagatGGTACTACCTTTGTAAGGGTATCTACTAAATAAGAAAAGTATTGAAGGAGACTGCTATTTGAGAGAGGACTTCATTGTTTCCTTGGATTATAGGTATCGAGATCGTTGTGCTTGGAATTTTAGATCATACCAACTAGGTATCTTATCAAACTATTCCCTAGTGGTAGGATTTGGATTTATCACTACTGGATGAGTCAGTTAATTTTGGTCATCATGTAAGGTCTATCCTGAGGGCTAAATTAGGAAGTGTGATTATGAGAAAGAATCTATGAGATTTTTTGTAGGTCGGGTGTTTTTTTGTGGGATGGGTGTTATGGATCGCCACTACATTGGTAACGGTGAAAGAGCTGATTTGACCACTCTCGTCACCGAGGTTAAGGTAAGTTGTCGTCAACTGTAGTTGACCACCTCGCCGTAATGTTGGAAAGTAATCAATCATGAGGAAATTCCTTGAGGCGGTTGTTTCGTTTAGTGGTGAGCCTGGGACGTAACCACCATTTGTGGTgatatatgctagaaaaaaAATCGAATTGGGACACCCCTATTTTGGTGTTGAAATATTTTAGTTGCAATAAAGGGATGGATGATCAATACTGAGATTCGATATCACCAGTAGGTAAGTTGTTTGGGTAGATAACGATATCAAAAAAGGTGTTTCCTTTCCGGATCAACCTTATGGCTTTGCTACCATATATTAATTTGAGTTTTAGGATTTAtaaatacttggtttgttttgaaataaTAACAACTAATTACACATCTATTTATAGATAAATAAGTAACAAactaaaagataaaaagataagAATTTAATAAGATAATATCCTTGTTCCCTAATTCTACTCAATTAATATCCTAGTTTCCTAATTCACTCAACTACAAATCTCCCATTCCAACAATGGGGTTTGTATGAAACCAACTTTTCTTTTATGCGCTCTTGTTTTGTACATGcctgataatatatatatcatggTATTAGAGCTGACGATTTTCGATCAActgtaaacaaaaaaatctcAATCTTCCATAAAAACAATGTCCGGGTTCGAAAAGAAAGACGTTCTCGCCCAATTAAAAAATGGTCTCACATATGAGGGGGTGTGGGAAAATAACTCACATTTGATCCCACATCGATGGATTAGAGagaggttgactaacatataagcttAATGGGCTACTCCTCCTATTACTAATTGGTTTTAGGAGAAGTAGCTCATCTAGCTTATATATTAGTCAATTTTTCTCTAATCCTTTGATATGGGATCACATGTGgtttatttttctaacaatGACATCAAAGTTATCAATTCCATTGGACAAAGATCTAGTTAAAgaggtcattgatcattaattacTTGAAATTGACGATTCGAAGGTTAAAGAGCCTCATACCTGATGAGTAGAGGTGTTTATTGGGTTTATCGGGTCAATTTCGGATTAGATATTTCAGGTCGATTCGCAATCAGATTTTGTGTCCATTTTGGTTTTTATATAATcataaatacatttttaaagtCGAGTCAAATCATATTCGGTTTCAAAGTAGGGTAAATATCAGACCATTGAGTCTATTTTGAACCCCTCTATTGATGAGACTGTAAGAGgtataaaaaaatgtttagaCTGAATTAAATAATTTACTAATAATTTAACTTCAGTTAGTATTTACCTAACGAGATCAATtcatgataaatttaaatgCTAGCTTGTTAGATTCATTGATGGTAGGAAGTAGGAACGGTTCCAAGAGTAGACTTGAGcataaaaatagagaaataaaAGAAGAAGACGAGTAATTTGGGTGCATTACGATACCACTTCAACCATCAATTCCATTTCCATAAGTACTATACACAATCACATACAAAATACAACATATACAATTAACTCATAATGTGTTTGCAATTCAACCTCAAACACCTTTAATGGTGTTAAAACACATTCATGGAGTACAAGAGCTTTCTCTCTAGCTCTCTTATGTTTGCACTCCCTCACTAGTATTTCAGCACTCTATAATAGGGTTCATCCGAGAAAGACACCAATTGAAGCTTCTCTTCATGCTCGTTTCATTAACATATGACACGCTTGCAACGTAGCACTTCTACATTAATGCAGAGCTTAACTTACATCAACATAAACTCATCATTCTTGCTTCTGCAATGCTCTAATACTGCTATGCTACTATTAGACCTCTCCCTTAGCTATAGCTGTCATAACACAAATTACTTCGGTTTAAGGAAAGTAATATGTATCTTCATTACATCATAGTTCCTTTTTTTTCAAAGCTATGGTTTCATTAAGGCTTCTTTAACAATCAAATAGGAACTCTAAATTGAAGTCCTAGttatattaagaaaattagtTGCTAATTAAATCATTACTTTTCAATTTGAGCttctttgataaaaataaaaatatttctttagACTCCTCTAGAGGTCTAACGTTCAAAGCCACATAGCTCCATACTTGACTCTAGAGAAACAAGAATGGAGGGTGGATCTAAACCTTTAGCATTAACATTCTTGTTTCCTATGTTGCTAGCAACGTACCACCTAAGAATGAATGACACTACAAGGGAAAGAGTTACTTTATTAAGTTTTACTTGgggaataagaaaaaaaaactagtgGGTGGAAGAAATATATGGACGAGATGAAAAGATATAACGAGtttgtggataaaattaaaattgaaaatgtcGTGAtcgtaataaaataaaaaaggaattgTAGCAAAGTTAAATCAATCACTAAGAATAGAATTTTTCTACCCATTTTCTTGGTCAGCAAGATGCCCCTAACATGTTAAGTTGTTGCTGTAGAGAATTTTGGGGTATATTTATGTGGAAGGAATAGCAAAATAATAATGTGGACAATAAAATTTAGAGTGATATTGAACAAGTAAtgcttaaagtaataataatagcactagaaacatataagattacaatatatatactacTAGTAGCTCACTCTGAAATATTGCTCTCACTTTTGCTTTACCACTCAAGGATGTTGTGGTGGGATGATGAAAATGCAAGTGATGAGCACCCTatttatactattagaaatgCTCCAAAATTCAACAAAGGTTGGCAAGTAATTAAAGCTTTTACACTTAGTTTAATAGGGAGGGGTGATAGGAGTAGAATTTTACCACCCTTGGTTGTAAATTTTTGACTAATTTATGCATTGATAAAAGATAAGTGGTTGGTGACTTTGTTTAACAGTTGCAATGCCAATGAAAGGGATGTCTTCGACAAGACTATAACAATAAGATGAATTATTTTAGTTTGGTCTATGATTACCCCTTCTTGAGGGTAAGTGCTTGTCAATtgcaaaggaaaaaaattttcGATAGTCTCTTTGGTTATGATATAATCAGATCCAAGCCATACAATCTTCATCACATAATCATTACTTACTTACCGCACTAAGGCAAAGACTGTTCAGTTCTGTATTTCGAAGCAAAAGGTAGCTGGAATCCCAGCTTAATAAACTGCACACTTGTGCCATTTTCAACTTGTTGTCACTTCTGACATCTAATCATAGAAATGTCCACAAAAAATGGTAGTTTTGAGTCCTCAGTTTTGTGATGACCCATCTCCCGTACTCTTGATAGGATTGCATTTAGGGGTGGATATCGGTTTAGTCATCAGTTGACTTTAATGCATTCAAATGATGTTCATGTAAATATCAAGAGTTTGAGTAATTTAAGGGGTATAATTTACTTGAATGTTAAGTATTCTTTAATTACATTTTACAGGTTTAGTCATCAGTCCAATTGCGGCAAGCATTATTGGTATTGGAAATTCTTCAGTTATAATCGGTCTCTGGCCTGCTCATTTCTTCTGGACATGCTACTGTGTAGGAAGGTGTGCAGTATTATCTTCATACCACTCTGAACAGTTTTTATTTCATAACCTTTACTTGACTGTTTCATTTGGTTTTTGATTACCAGTACAAAGAAGTTAGGAATGATTCTCAAGATAGTAACACTGATTTCCTTGCCATTGCCGCTTGTATTGTGGCCGATTGTTAGTATTCTTGGGAGCTTTGTAGGTGGGATGGcatttggcttttttgcgccaTTACTTGCAACTTTTGAAGCTGTTGGAGAAGATGTCACAGATAAATGTTATCATTGCATAATTGTAAGATGAATCGTTTTTGCACCATTTCGTACTTCCCTTGCTCAAATTTTCTTATGGTTtggtttttattattgtaaatctGTGAgcaagaaaagagaaaaagatcGAGAAGATTTCATTGAATGTTATTCTTGATGCATTTACTGTCACTGGAAAAGACATTGACAGCTAAAAGATGACAGAATTATAATTCTCTTCTTGTCTCAGGATGGCTGTTGGCCAACACTTCAGGGAAGCTGCACGGTGGTACGAGATTTCACTGATTTTTGCTTCCACTCCTACTTCTCCTACATGGATGATCTCATCATGGAAAAGCCTGCTGATGAGAATACTGTCGAGTTAAAGTAAAGAATAGTTCTTTTTTGTGCAGCCCCTACCccggaatttttttttcaaaaaaaaaaaaaaacttcttgaTTGTAGAAGGGGAATCTGGTATTTCAATTTAACTTAATGTCTGTCTTTAGGCTATTGCGGTTGCCAGGTTGTTTATTGATCAGCTTACTGGGATTATTAGTAGATGTACCTTTAGTAACAATCCTTGCTCTTTGGAAAAGCCCGTACATGCTTTTTACCGGATGGAAAAGGCTATTAGAAGATTTTCTCGGAAGAGAAGGACCATTTCTAGAGACAGTGTGCGTCCCATTTGGTGGTCTTGCCATTATACTTTGGCCTCTTGCCGTAGTTGCATCAGTTCTTGCTGCATTCTTGTCTAGTTTTTTTCTTGGACTCTATGCTGGTGTTATTGTTCATCAGGTTTGTTCACTTTTCTTTGTACAAGAGTTTTTACATTATCATAAAAACAATATCTGACCATAAACCaagatttattttgatttcctTACTATCTAATATGATACTACTTTTCTGTCATTATGGGATCCATTGAAACTATGTGATGATCGTGTGCATTATAACGCTCCCAGGAAAAATCTTTGACAATGGGACTTGCATATGTTGTAGCAGCTGTCTCCCTATTCGATGAGTATGCTAATGATTTACTTTATTTGGAGCCAGGATCACGCCTTCCCAGGTATCTAAAAGAACTTCAGCTTACACTTAATAAAGTTGTCGCATATCATATTATGGTTGAAATTCTATGATCCTGAGTAAACATTTGGACAGCCAGGCCAAAATATCGAAAGAATGTGGACTCTACATCTCAGAGCATACAGAAAAAAACCTCATATGATGGCCGAGATGATGTTGAAAAGGATGGAAAAGAAGGGCCAAGTGATACAAAGTTGACCTCGCAACGCTCAAGAACATTGAAAGCTGCAATTCAACATTATAAGCCAATAAAGGTATACACGCCGATGCGAATcgttgtttttcctttttatttgacCATCTAAATCTTAGTTGTCTCGTCTTATATACCAAGTCGTTTATCCTCCCatataattgattaaatatacTGATTTACATATGAGATCTAATAGTAAGATTGAAATGTCTCGTTTATTgcattttcttgtaaaaaatgTTTTAGGTACTGGATTGGTTGTTTAAGTCATGTGAGGTAAACGGAAGAAAACTGCTTCATGATGGTGTAATCAATATGAAAGACATAGAAGAGTGTGTTGTAAAAGGGAACTGCAAGAAGTTGGGCACAGCACTACCAACATGGTGCATCATGAAATGTTTGCTAGCCTCTGCAAAGTCCGACTCACCTGTGTTGGTAGTCTGTATGTTCCTTCTGTAACCAATTACACATAGTTTTCCATGCGTTGACATGCTTGTGCCTTAgtcattttgtttttgtttacttCCAGCTGACGAAGTTGATCTAACGATTACCAGTTGGCCAAGAGAGAAAATGTTTCAATGGTTTATCGAACCTTTATTAGTAATGAAAGAGCAGATCAGAAAATTAAACTTGGATGAAACTGAAGAAGCGTGTTTGAAGATAGCAATTATGCAAAGCAAAAATGAGAGACCAGACCAATGGGATGATATTGGATTTCCATCCAAAGACAACATCAAAAGAGCGCAGCTACAGTCTGTCATTAGAAGGTATGGTTATACACTTACTTTCCAACTTTTGATCCGTTAGAGGGTAAAGTaataaaacaattgtcataCGTTTCGAGGGGATTCCACCAGATTACAGGGAATTGTGGGGTCAATGACAAGAATGCCAACTTTCAGACGTCGGTTTCAAAATCTCGTCAAAGTTTTGTACACCGAGGCTGGCATGACTGGCGCATTGGTGAACTACATTGTTGAGAGCTCAACCAAAAGGGACAATTTCGAGGGTGAGAAGAAAGATGAGACTTCAAAAGAGAATAAACATGTAAAGAGTATGTCTGGTGTGGAAAACATCGTATAGATTGAAGAGTTACTAGTTGAAGATAGCACGATACATCGTCCACGGCTCCATGCAATGAATAGTTTTCTGGTAAAGATTGAGCATGTTATAGCAATCAGCTTAGCATATTATTTGTAGATTATACTTAAATTTTGACAtaaaactatatatattatgtatatagaTGATCTTTAACTAGTTCTAATAGATGTTTGAAGCTTCAAAGGTAGTTGCACTATTGTTTTGAACTTCTTCAGGAGAATATATGTGCATGattattaaaattgatttttttgttgtaattagtaGTTATCGACgatttatatatatagggatAGATTATTAAATGTATCATAAAAGGTAGTTTATTGCAAAATTCACATAACGTAggaaacttaatttcaaaattttaaaaacgtGGATTTTATGGTATTCATGTGGTTACAAATTTCAGCAATAAATTGTCTGTgagatgaaaataaaagaaagggtggggaagggaaaggaagaaaAGAGAAATGGAAGAAAGTAACTCTTATTAGATTAGGAgtgaaaagaaaggaaaggaaagaaGGTAAGAGTTTTcattcaaatctttctaactttGAAAGACTTGATACTTTAACAAAAAATCATTCACCTGCTGGAAATCAAAGTGTTACAGacagaaaagagaaaagaagaatGATTCAGAGAATGTGGATTGCTATTATCACGCAGTGATTGAGTAATACAAGACCCTTCTTTCGAGAGGAAGGTGCTCTCCCAGTGATACCATGTGTTTAATAAAAATCGCCTGCCTTCCTTTCTACCCCATTCTCTATTATATAATCAGATTCCATAACAAACTTCTTAAGTATATTCTTAACAAGGCACCCAGGCTAACAAACTCATAACAACTTTTCTTCTAAGTTTACTATATTACCCTTTACCCTGAAACTGAAATTATCTCTCAGCTTAGCAATTATTTGGCAGCTTCAGCCTTCTTCTAGTAGCTTCTTCTTGGGCCTTCTAGCATAAGTGAAACGAATATCTGTTTTGGGCTGTTTTCTTGCAATACCTCCCACCCAAAGattcaccttgtcctcaaggtggaaGTTAGGATATCGGAGATTGACTTCCTCAAAAGATTCCCAAGTAGCTTCAAAATCTTGCAAGCCCTTCCAGTGAATCAGGACTTCCATATTAGCATGAGAATTGCGCACCCCAAGCACAGCCCAAGGTTCCACCTCTAACACTAAATCAGCAGATACTTGGGCAGGGAGATTGGTCGGTTGATGCCCTGCTCCTAAGGCCTTTTTGAGCTGAGAGATATGAAAAACGGGGTGAATTCTAGACTCTGAGGGAAGTTGCAACTTGTAGGCAACCTGTACAATCCTTTCAACCACAGGATACGGACCGTAGAATCGAGGTGAAAGTTTCTCGTTAACACGCTTCACTAAGGACTGCTGGCGATACGGTTGTAGCTTCAAGTAAACCATATCGCCTACCTAAAAATGACCCTCACGTCGCTTTCTATTCTCATATTGCTGCATATAAACTTGGGCTTGTACCAGGTGAAACTTCAAATCATCCAAAATGGCATCACGTTCTTGCAATTGCGTTTCCACTGACGATACAGCTGTGTGGCCAGCAGAGAACCGAATCAAATGAGGGGGATCTCTGCCATATAAGGCTTTGAAGGGAGTGTAATTAGTGGCGGTATGGAAAGAAGTATTATACCAGTATTTAGCCCAAGGTAACCAGCGAGCCCATGTGTGTGGTTTACCATTCACAAAGCATCTCAAATACGATTCGACGCCTTTATTGACGACCTCCGTTTGGCCATCTGTTTGGGGGTGGTAGGCCGTACTACGCAGAAGTTGTGTACCTTGTAGTTTGAACAGCTC
Protein-coding sequences here:
- the LOC130806675 gene encoding uncharacterized membrane protein At3g27390 isoform X1 encodes the protein MKVPVGIIAKLWSFLKFLPFFISLFILGVLKGLVISPIAASIIGIGNSSVIIGLWPAHFFWTCYCVGSTKKLGMILKIVTLISLPLPLVLWPIVSILGSFVGGMAFGFFAPLLATFEAVGEDVTDKCYHCIIDGCWPTLQGSCTVVRDFTDFCFHSYFSYMDDLIMEKPADENTVELKLLRLPGCLLISLLGLLVDVPLVTILALWKSPYMLFTGWKRLLEDFLGREGPFLETVCVPFGGLAIILWPLAVVASVLAAFLSSFFLGLYAGVIVHQEKSLTMGLAYVVAAVSLFDEYANDLLYLEPGSRLPRPKYRKNVDSTSQSIQKKTSYDGRDDVEKDGKEGPSDTKLTSQRSRTLKAAIQHYKPIKVLDWLFKSCEVNGRKLLHDGVINMKDIEECVVKGNCKKLGTALPTWCIMKCLLASAKSDSPVLVVSDEVDLTITSWPREKMFQWFIEPLLVMKEQIRKLNLDETEEACLKIAIMQSKNERPDQWDDIGFPSKDNIKRAQLQSVIRRLQGIVGSMTRMPTFRRRFQNLVKVLYTEAGMTGALVNYIVESSTKRDNFEGEKKDETSKENKHVKSMSGVENIV
- the LOC130806675 gene encoding uncharacterized membrane protein At3g27390 isoform X2 — translated: MILKIVTLISLPLPLVLWPIVSILGSFVGGMAFGFFAPLLATFEAVGEDVTDKCYHCIIDGCWPTLQGSCTVVRDFTDFCFHSYFSYMDDLIMEKPADENTVELKLLRLPGCLLISLLGLLVDVPLVTILALWKSPYMLFTGWKRLLEDFLGREGPFLETVCVPFGGLAIILWPLAVVASVLAAFLSSFFLGLYAGVIVHQEKSLTMGLAYVVAAVSLFDEYANDLLYLEPGSRLPRPKYRKNVDSTSQSIQKKTSYDGRDDVEKDGKEGPSDTKLTSQRSRTLKAAIQHYKPIKVLDWLFKSCEVNGRKLLHDGVINMKDIEECVVKGNCKKLGTALPTWCIMKCLLASAKSDSPVLVVSDEVDLTITSWPREKMFQWFIEPLLVMKEQIRKLNLDETEEACLKIAIMQSKNERPDQWDDIGFPSKDNIKRAQLQSVIRRLQGIVGSMTRMPTFRRRFQNLVKVLYTEAGMTGALVNYIVESSTKRDNFEGEKKDETSKENKHVKSMSGVENIV